A single Aggregatilinea lenta DNA region contains:
- a CDS encoding response regulator transcription factor, with amino-acid sequence MSEKPETITVVCIEDEPEMIDLVKMILSRQGFNVLGAGSGRDGLKLVAETQPDLVLLDLMMPDMDGWEVYQQMRADERTKNTPVIVVTAKAQSIDKVLGLHIAKVNDYITKPFGPSELLSSVIRVLKEAGIEAEQA; translated from the coding sequence ATGTCAGAAAAGCCTGAAACGATCACAGTAGTTTGTATCGAAGACGAGCCGGAAATGATCGATCTGGTGAAGATGATTCTCAGCCGCCAGGGCTTTAACGTGCTGGGCGCGGGCAGCGGGCGCGATGGCCTGAAGCTGGTCGCGGAGACGCAGCCCGATCTGGTCCTGCTGGACCTGATGATGCCCGACATGGACGGCTGGGAAGTATACCAGCAAATGCGCGCCGACGAGCGCACCAAGAACACCCCTGTGATTGTGGTCACGGCGAAGGCGCAAAGCATCGACAAGGTGCTCGGCCTGCACATCGCCAAGGTGAACGACTACATCACCAAGCCCTTCGGCCCGTCGGAGCTGCTGTCGAGCGTGATCCGCGTGCTGAAAGAGGCGGGTATCGAGGCCGAACAGGCCTGA
- a CDS encoding Crp/Fnr family transcriptional regulator, whose amino-acid sequence MSTEQFLRNVSLFANLTASELEPLARRLVARQYMPGDTIFNQGSPGNSMYIVRSGLVDAVLTSEDDSERTLAQFGPEQFFGEFGLLDGLPRSATMIAREPSDLLKLGRTEFFGFLEMYPAVSIKLLVLLSRRLRFALQTADPLDAVDLPVRLARVLVQFAERYGDHDESRIHLSLRLTRGELAGILGCPRSDAEQALAVLDNQGLIGVRGLQLTIYDMVGLRTVAS is encoded by the coding sequence ATGTCGACCGAGCAGTTTCTTCGTAACGTCTCGCTGTTTGCCAATCTGACGGCGTCGGAGCTAGAACCCCTGGCGCGCCGGTTGGTGGCGCGCCAGTATATGCCTGGGGACACGATCTTCAACCAGGGCAGTCCGGGCAACAGTATGTACATTGTCCGGTCGGGGCTAGTGGACGCCGTGCTGACCTCCGAGGACGACAGCGAGCGCACGCTGGCCCAGTTTGGGCCGGAGCAGTTTTTTGGCGAATTCGGGCTGCTCGATGGTTTGCCCCGGTCGGCGACGATGATCGCGCGCGAACCGAGCGATCTGCTGAAGCTGGGCCGTACGGAGTTCTTCGGCTTTCTGGAGATGTATCCGGCGGTGTCGATCAAGCTGCTGGTGCTGCTCAGCCGCCGCCTGCGCTTTGCCTTGCAAACCGCCGACCCGCTCGACGCGGTGGATCTGCCGGTCCGGTTGGCGCGGGTGCTGGTCCAGTTTGCCGAGCGTTACGGCGACCACGACGAGAGCCGCATTCACCTCTCGCTGCGCCTGACGCGGGGTGAGCTGGCCGGGATTCTGGGTTGTCCGCGCTCCGATGCGGAGCAGGCGCTGGCCGTGCTGGACAATCAGGGACTGATCGGCGTGCGGGGGCTTCAGCTCACCATTTACGACATGGTCGGGCTGCGCACGGTCGCGTCGTGA
- a CDS encoding helicase HerA domain-containing protein, giving the protein MAAHDPLFPSENLDNWFPRNGSQDDGFDLAVREVSQRLGVVVGGSLSKGLEVKLDRETVIEDLAVGRYVVVRGRSKRFFCMITDIVLDTTNPAIKSDPPDLSDPFLREIYTGTAAFGTIHVAPMLTIDQDENEPKPVKSIPSHFMPVEIASAEDVNDVFGREDGTHFNVGAPLELEDTQVNLDLKRLVERSVGVFGKSGTGKSYLTRILLAGVIKNDRAVSLIFDMHNDYGWEVVDESGPRAKGLRQLFGSRVAIFTLDEDSSRRRNAKYDHVVTLGYSDIQPEDLAMLKTTMDLSDSMIDAAYELQKLWGKHWIGQLIDVAPEVMEDLKHELAASFSSVLALKRRVQRFERFGFLRPEALDDSAKKIIEYIEQHKSVVLEFGRYGNALEAYILVANYLTRRIHEMYVERMEKALGDKSLEPPQLLITIEEAHKFLDPLIARQTIFGTIAREMRKYNVTLLIVDQRPSGIDEEVMSQIGTRVTALLDNERDINAVLMGVSGAGGLREVLARLDTKQQAIIMGHAVPMPVVVKTRSYDSSFYESLNPALSANGSGAAPAPDRATERDSRRIR; this is encoded by the coding sequence ATGGCTGCGCACGATCCTCTGTTCCCTTCCGAAAACCTGGACAACTGGTTCCCACGCAACGGATCTCAGGACGACGGCTTTGACCTGGCGGTGCGCGAGGTCAGCCAGCGCCTGGGCGTCGTGGTCGGCGGCTCACTGAGCAAAGGGCTTGAGGTCAAGCTCGACCGCGAGACGGTGATCGAGGACCTGGCCGTGGGGCGCTACGTGGTTGTGCGGGGGCGCAGCAAGCGCTTCTTCTGCATGATCACCGACATCGTGCTCGACACGACCAATCCCGCGATCAAGAGCGATCCGCCGGACCTGTCCGACCCGTTCCTGCGCGAAATTTACACCGGCACGGCGGCCTTCGGCACGATTCACGTCGCGCCGATGCTAACCATCGACCAGGACGAGAACGAGCCGAAGCCCGTCAAGTCGATCCCCAGCCACTTCATGCCGGTCGAGATCGCCTCTGCCGAGGACGTGAACGACGTCTTCGGGCGCGAGGACGGCACACACTTCAACGTCGGCGCGCCGCTGGAGCTGGAAGACACCCAGGTCAATCTGGACCTGAAGCGATTGGTGGAGCGTTCGGTGGGTGTGTTCGGCAAGAGCGGCACGGGCAAGAGCTACCTGACACGTATCCTGCTGGCGGGCGTCATCAAAAACGACCGCGCCGTGAGCCTCATCTTCGACATGCACAACGACTACGGCTGGGAAGTAGTGGACGAGAGTGGACCGCGCGCTAAGGGCCTGCGCCAGTTATTCGGCTCGCGCGTGGCGATCTTCACGCTCGACGAGGACTCGTCGCGGCGGCGCAACGCTAAGTACGATCACGTCGTCACGCTCGGCTATTCGGACATCCAGCCCGAAGACCTCGCCATGCTCAAGACCACGATGGACCTGTCCGACTCGATGATCGACGCGGCCTACGAGCTGCAAAAGCTGTGGGGCAAACACTGGATCGGGCAGCTCATCGACGTGGCCCCCGAAGTAATGGAAGACCTCAAACACGAGCTGGCCGCCAGCTTTAGCTCCGTGCTGGCGCTCAAGCGGCGCGTGCAGCGCTTCGAGCGGTTCGGCTTCCTGCGGCCCGAAGCCCTGGACGACTCTGCGAAAAAGATCATCGAGTACATCGAGCAGCACAAAAGCGTCGTGCTCGAATTCGGGCGCTACGGCAACGCGCTGGAAGCCTACATCCTGGTCGCCAATTACCTGACGCGCCGCATCCACGAGATGTACGTCGAGCGCATGGAAAAGGCGCTGGGCGACAAGTCCCTGGAGCCGCCGCAGCTGCTGATCACCATCGAGGAGGCGCACAAGTTCCTCGATCCGCTCATCGCGCGGCAGACGATCTTCGGCACCATCGCGCGCGAGATGCGCAAGTACAACGTCACGCTGCTGATCGTGGACCAGCGTCCGAGCGGCATCGACGAGGAAGTGATGAGCCAGATCGGGACGCGTGTTACGGCGCTGCTCGACAACGAGCGCGACATCAACGCCGTGCTGATGGGCGTCAGCGGGGCGGGTGGCCTGCGCGAAGTGCTGGCCCGGCTCGACACCAAGCAGCAGGCGATTATCATGGGCCACGCTGTGCCGATGCCGGTGGTGGTCAAGACGCGCAGCTATGACAGCTCGTTTTACGAGAGCCTCAACCCCGCCCTGTCCGCCAACGGCAGCGGGGCCGCGCCCGCGCCCGACCGCGCGACGGAGCGCGACTCACGCCGGATTCGGTGA
- a CDS encoding glycosyltransferase family 87 protein gives MPRSNLRTWIGRLLLVGLAFWSMMRIVGAVRGATETPDAPGEHLNLASVDFHSFWYYNQLLREGRDPYGGYLRNDAPRFPIKHLDGVTASPDDLLRPMGSFDLMTAYPYTAPFVLGLSPLSFFTWPVARAIWLAINLGMLLLIPWLACRFVQSSTLRIPFEIELLLALLFYSFLPVKVVVGYGQTSLLILTLMLVSLLLARQDRDILAGIVLGAALSKYSLAIGVLIFFLFQMKIRLIVVAAVTQLAALLVLALLASTSPLAIVEDYRDVGSKVGRQAGIHLENYLHFLPGIVAIGIALLCTVVVLAAVFVRFRRAPGSPGEALTASTLITWSLFPAYHNYYDVAVLIIPLAFVVLVLYHSGRWRLSSGETATLAALVLIALGLLVFPGTSLVERVAPSLVQTWGHVQERWGMTLIVLALTGVQLWLLARLRYAEVTEPASRPVSAGIHAVSI, from the coding sequence ATGCCACGTTCAAACCTGCGGACGTGGATCGGGCGGCTGCTGCTGGTTGGGTTGGCGTTCTGGTCTATGATGCGTATTGTGGGGGCGGTCCGGGGCGCGACGGAAACGCCTGACGCGCCGGGCGAGCATCTCAATCTGGCGTCCGTCGACTTTCACAGCTTCTGGTACTACAACCAGCTTCTGCGCGAAGGGCGCGATCCGTATGGGGGCTATCTGCGCAACGACGCGCCGCGGTTCCCGATCAAACACCTGGACGGCGTGACGGCCTCGCCGGATGACCTGCTGCGCCCGATGGGATCGTTCGATCTGATGACCGCGTACCCGTATACGGCTCCGTTCGTGCTGGGGCTTTCCCCGCTGTCCTTTTTCACGTGGCCGGTGGCGCGGGCGATCTGGCTGGCGATCAACCTGGGCATGCTGCTGCTCATCCCCTGGCTGGCGTGCCGGTTCGTGCAGAGCAGCACGCTGCGCATCCCCTTCGAGATCGAGCTGCTGCTGGCGCTCCTATTTTACAGCTTTCTGCCGGTCAAAGTCGTGGTCGGCTACGGGCAGACGTCGCTGCTGATCTTGACGCTGATGCTGGTGTCGCTGCTGCTGGCGCGTCAGGATCGCGACATACTGGCCGGAATCGTGCTCGGCGCGGCGCTGTCCAAGTATTCGCTGGCGATTGGTGTGCTGATCTTCTTCCTGTTCCAGATGAAGATCCGGCTGATCGTCGTCGCCGCCGTGACCCAGCTTGCCGCGCTGTTGGTGCTGGCGCTGCTGGCCTCGACATCACCACTGGCCATAGTGGAGGATTACCGCGACGTTGGCAGCAAAGTCGGCAGGCAGGCAGGCATCCACCTGGAGAATTACCTTCACTTTCTGCCGGGCATCGTGGCGATCGGGATCGCGCTGCTGTGCACGGTGGTCGTGCTAGCTGCCGTGTTCGTGCGGTTCAGGCGGGCTCCCGGTTCGCCGGGTGAGGCGCTGACCGCTTCGACGCTGATCACGTGGTCGCTTTTCCCGGCCTACCATAACTATTACGACGTGGCGGTGCTGATTATCCCGCTAGCGTTCGTGGTGCTGGTGCTCTATCATTCGGGCAGATGGCGGCTTTCGTCCGGCGAAACTGCCACCCTCGCGGCGCTGGTTCTGATCGCGCTGGGGCTGCTCGTGTTTCCGGGCACGTCGCTGGTCGAGCGTGTGGCCCCGTCCCTGGTGCAGACGTGGGGACACGTGCAGGAGCGCTGGGGCATGACGCTGATCGTTCTGGCGCTGACGGGGGTCCAGCTCTGGCTGCTGGCCCGCCTGCGGTACGCGGAGGTCACGGAGCCGGCCAGCCGCCCCGTAAGCGCGGGGATACATGCCGTTTCGATTTGA
- a CDS encoding DNA double-strand break repair nuclease NurA, producing MTLEFDKVVSQVAKMGRALAARNSADSQRLEGAWEQFLKLDDLDAVHARIELVRERDAGYRGVAPLQNASEALNRAYPLPEGPARATIIAADGSQIYPSIHAAALYYLTNIGVLVYHDGCDDLPEQYTEPKLFYADSDLRDDRGQMITNDTVNARRTLAELQTLASTAWDKRHIDCDLLAVSDGPLLFWVRNDVPDRRALEESYFKAMEQVQDTDTRMQEDHGHRASLIGYVDRPTSAFLVNLLHLMRLEDEQVRRAALETNGDWEGLLDQLIMSRLLKTGERSAVFVQQSPQNKRYHDRAEDYEIAFFYLNVAPATEKPHLARVEMPMWVARAPQMVEHVHALIHRQCQLMWRYPYALTRADELAVVRSHEKAELEQLIEIELRRNEQVVEHSEKLDSKTVRSGRTRYGQRTRVR from the coding sequence GTGACGTTAGAATTCGACAAGGTTGTGTCACAGGTTGCCAAGATGGGCCGTGCCCTCGCAGCGCGAAACTCGGCGGACAGCCAGCGCCTCGAAGGCGCGTGGGAGCAGTTCCTGAAGCTCGACGACCTGGACGCCGTGCATGCCCGCATCGAGCTGGTCCGCGAACGTGACGCCGGGTATCGCGGCGTCGCACCGCTCCAAAACGCAAGCGAAGCCCTCAACCGGGCCTATCCCCTGCCGGAAGGCCCCGCCCGCGCGACGATTATCGCCGCCGACGGATCGCAGATTTACCCCAGCATCCACGCGGCAGCACTGTATTACCTCACTAACATCGGCGTACTGGTCTATCACGACGGCTGTGACGATTTGCCCGAACAGTATACCGAGCCGAAGCTGTTTTATGCCGACAGCGATCTGCGCGACGATCGCGGGCAGATGATCACCAACGACACCGTCAACGCGCGGCGCACGCTGGCAGAGCTGCAAACACTGGCCAGCACCGCCTGGGACAAGCGGCACATCGACTGCGACTTGCTGGCCGTCAGCGATGGCCCGCTGCTGTTCTGGGTGCGCAACGACGTGCCCGACCGCCGCGCGTTGGAAGAGTCGTACTTCAAGGCGATGGAACAGGTGCAGGACACCGACACGCGCATGCAGGAGGATCACGGCCACCGCGCCAGCCTGATCGGCTACGTGGACCGGCCCACGAGCGCGTTTCTGGTTAACCTGCTGCACCTGATGCGCCTGGAAGACGAGCAGGTCCGCCGCGCCGCGCTGGAAACCAACGGCGACTGGGAAGGGCTGCTCGACCAACTGATCATGTCCCGGCTGCTGAAGACCGGCGAGCGCTCGGCAGTCTTCGTGCAGCAGTCGCCCCAGAACAAGCGCTATCACGACCGGGCCGAGGACTACGAGATCGCGTTCTTTTACCTGAACGTGGCTCCGGCGACTGAAAAGCCTCATCTGGCGCGCGTCGAGATGCCAATGTGGGTCGCGCGTGCGCCGCAGATGGTCGAGCACGTGCACGCGCTGATCCATCGCCAGTGCCAGTTGATGTGGCGCTATCCCTACGCGCTCACCCGTGCCGACGAATTGGCCGTCGTGCGTAGCCATGAAAAGGCGGAGCTTGAGCAGTTAATTGAGATTGAGCTGCGACGTAACGAGCAAGTGGTTGAGCATTCGGAGAAGCTGGATAGCAAAACCGTCCGGTCGGGCCGCACGCGCTATGGACAGAGAACACGGGTGCGTTAG
- a CDS encoding FHA domain-containing protein encodes MSETPQTLAKVTWQDPETDELREFVLEEGATAAIGRSPNNQIAIPERHVSRQHAVISYRDGVFVISDLGSANGTFVNDKKLADPFPLVSGDVIRLYVPLLSFSSIVTEEEHSHAKITGTLIVPARADGQPTLHITSGPQEGAEIPLLTPSIRIGRATRNATWDVSLQDRSVSRPHAEVTRQDDGGWAIIDLGSANGTVVNGVPAAAHEPQPIQDGTVLMLGETTMLFRLAD; translated from the coding sequence ATGAGCGAAACCCCTCAAACGCTGGCGAAAGTCACCTGGCAGGACCCGGAAACTGACGAGCTGCGCGAATTCGTACTGGAGGAGGGCGCCACCGCCGCCATCGGACGCAGCCCCAACAACCAGATCGCTATCCCGGAGCGGCACGTGTCGCGGCAGCACGCCGTGATCAGCTACCGCGACGGCGTGTTCGTGATCTCAGATCTGGGCAGCGCCAACGGCACGTTCGTCAACGACAAAAAACTGGCCGATCCGTTTCCGTTGGTGAGCGGCGACGTGATCCGGCTTTATGTGCCGCTGTTGAGCTTTTCGTCCATCGTGACGGAAGAGGAACACAGCCACGCCAAGATTACCGGCACGCTGATCGTGCCCGCCCGCGCCGATGGCCAGCCGACGCTGCACATCACGTCCGGCCCACAGGAGGGCGCGGAGATCCCGCTGCTGACGCCGTCGATCCGCATTGGGCGCGCGACGCGCAACGCCACGTGGGACGTGTCGCTGCAAGACCGCTCCGTCTCCCGGCCCCACGCGGAAGTCACCCGCCAGGACGACGGGGGGTGGGCTATCATCGACCTGGGCAGCGCCAACGGCACGGTCGTCAACGGGGTGCCCGCCGCCGCGCACGAGCCACAGCCGATTCAAGACGGCACGGTGCTGATGCTGGGCGAAACGACGATGTTGTTCCGGCTGGCCGACTAG
- a CDS encoding SH3 domain-containing protein yields MLLPRKLPLALLVVCVGAALVAGGLPGAAALQGTPQPTYGPIPLDGTPESPTATALPAPSSDAPAATAAPATEAPTIGPTPILPDWADAQVLGPNGGELRTGAGSEFHSLGAMPPGTPLRLVARDRDMAWFQVISADARVGWVAAGIVTLRREDLTTLPIGWIDPAAEAANPATATPVEVAAPVQPAGLSPATIERAAAIYQHGQLLGNATNTLMLIGDSVNEEGHFLRSFGDGNYDLGTYGYFQPTIDAYNGAGAFGATYLTEHTGFTYAMLLDPSFADPEQCFPGESVLDCEYRIKKPSVAIIYLGLNDMRFFQPEQYQQSMDLVLQTLIGYGVVPVLTTFTVANEYEYAGPAPDYLAVMRDSAARFQIPLIDFFEAAETLPHRGTGIDGAHLTFPDNYRVAFTGDQHLYGTTLRELLTMQTLHDLRVNAFGL; encoded by the coding sequence ATGCTTCTACCGCGCAAGCTGCCGCTTGCTTTGCTCGTGGTGTGTGTGGGCGCGGCGCTGGTCGCGGGCGGACTGCCCGGCGCGGCGGCGCTACAAGGCACGCCGCAGCCCACCTATGGCCCGATCCCGCTCGACGGCACGCCGGAAAGTCCCACTGCCACCGCGTTGCCCGCGCCGTCGAGTGATGCGCCGGCGGCGACCGCTGCTCCGGCTACCGAGGCCCCTACCATCGGCCCGACGCCCATCCTGCCCGACTGGGCCGACGCGCAGGTGCTCGGTCCCAATGGCGGCGAGCTGCGCACCGGGGCCGGATCGGAGTTTCATTCCCTGGGCGCGATGCCGCCCGGCACGCCGCTGCGGCTCGTCGCGCGGGACCGGGATATGGCGTGGTTCCAGGTGATCTCGGCGGATGCGCGCGTGGGCTGGGTCGCGGCGGGCATCGTCACGCTGCGCCGCGAGGACCTGACCACGCTGCCCATCGGCTGGATCGACCCGGCGGCGGAGGCGGCAAATCCGGCCACAGCCACCCCGGTCGAGGTCGCCGCACCCGTGCAGCCTGCCGGGCTGTCCCCGGCGACCATCGAGCGCGCGGCGGCCATCTACCAGCACGGCCAACTGCTCGGCAACGCCACCAATACCCTGATGCTAATCGGGGACAGCGTGAACGAGGAGGGGCACTTCCTGCGCTCGTTCGGGGATGGCAACTACGACCTGGGCACGTATGGGTACTTCCAGCCGACTATCGACGCCTACAATGGTGCGGGCGCGTTCGGCGCAACCTACCTCACCGAACACACCGGCTTCACCTACGCGATGCTGCTCGACCCGAGTTTCGCGGACCCGGAGCAGTGCTTTCCGGGTGAGTCCGTGCTGGACTGTGAGTATCGCATCAAGAAGCCGAGCGTCGCGATCATCTACCTGGGCCTGAACGACATGCGCTTCTTCCAGCCGGAGCAGTACCAGCAGAGCATGGACCTCGTGCTGCAAACGCTGATCGGCTACGGCGTGGTGCCGGTCCTGACCACGTTCACCGTCGCCAACGAGTACGAGTACGCCGGACCCGCACCGGACTATCTGGCCGTCATGCGCGACTCGGCGGCGCGCTTCCAGATCCCCTTGATCGACTTCTTTGAGGCGGCGGAAACGCTGCCGCACCGGGGCACGGGCATCGACGGCGCGCACCTGACCTTCCCCGACAATTACCGCGTCGCGTTCACGGGCGACCAGCACCTGTACGGCACGACGCTGCGTGAGCTGCTGACAATGCAAACGCTGCACGACCTGCGTGTGAATGCGTTTGGGCTGTAG
- a CDS encoding inositol monophosphatase family protein: MKTNSLDLFAALNTAETIARQAGTILRQFYERPRQSVTKSTVIDLVTEADKTSEAFIVKALREAFPHHHINGEEGGGYGPSAEDAPYQWWVDPLDGTTNFAHRFPVFAVSLAMSTPDHHPVLGVVHNPMYDETYKGLRGGGAMLNGRPLQVSDVDTLAQALAVTGFPYDAWTAEDNNADRIRHFLLRTQGVRRVGSAALDICNVAAGRSDLYWERGPQPWDVQAGIVIVEEAGGKVTDYEGGWSEDAYFGHRIVVTNSLLHDQALEVIRLGDAAPLPIMPDKA, encoded by the coding sequence ATGAAAACCAACTCGCTTGACCTGTTCGCGGCGCTGAACACCGCCGAAACCATCGCTCGCCAGGCCGGGACCATCCTGCGCCAGTTTTACGAGCGGCCCCGCCAATCCGTCACCAAGAGTACCGTGATCGATCTGGTGACCGAAGCCGACAAGACCTCCGAGGCGTTTATCGTCAAGGCGCTGCGCGAGGCGTTTCCCCACCATCACATTAACGGCGAAGAAGGCGGCGGATATGGCCCCTCCGCCGAGGATGCGCCCTACCAGTGGTGGGTCGATCCGCTGGACGGCACGACCAATTTCGCGCACCGCTTTCCGGTGTTCGCCGTCAGTCTGGCGATGTCCACCCCCGATCACCATCCGGTGCTGGGCGTGGTACATAACCCGATGTACGACGAGACGTACAAGGGTTTGCGCGGCGGCGGCGCCATGCTGAATGGCCGCCCGCTGCAGGTATCGGACGTGGACACGCTGGCGCAGGCGCTGGCCGTAACGGGCTTCCCCTACGACGCCTGGACCGCCGAAGACAACAACGCGGATCGCATCCGGCACTTCCTGCTGCGCACGCAAGGCGTGCGGCGGGTGGGGTCGGCGGCGCTGGATATCTGCAACGTGGCCGCCGGACGCAGCGATCTGTACTGGGAGCGCGGCCCGCAGCCGTGGGACGTGCAGGCCGGGATCGTGATCGTGGAAGAGGCGGGCGGCAAGGTGACCGATTACGAAGGTGGCTGGTCCGAAGACGCGTACTTCGGGCATCGCATCGTGGTCACCAACAGCCTGCTGCACGACCAGGCCCTGGAGGTGATCCGCCTGGGCGATGCCGCGCCGCTGCCCATCATGCCGGACAAGGCGTAG